DNA from Roseomonas gilardii subsp. gilardii:
CGACCGCGTGCAGGCCCTGGCGCATTCGCACACGACCCGCTGAGAGGGAGCCCGCCCTATGCGCGCCCTGCCGCTCAATATCGGCCCTATCCATTTCGTCGGCATCGGCGGCATCGGCATGTCGGGCATCGCCCAGGTGCTGCACAATCTCGGCTACCAGGTGCAGGGTTCCGACGTGGCGGAGGGCACCAATATCGCCCGGCTGCGCGAGGCCGGGATGCAGGTCCATATCGGCCACGACGCCGCCAATCTTGGCGATGCCGCCGTGGTCGTCGTCTCCTCCGCCATCAGGCGCGACAACCCGGAACTCCAGGCGGCGCGGGAGCGCATGATCCCGGTCGTCCGCCGGGCCGAGATGCTGGCCGAGCTGATGCGCCTGAAATGGTCCATCGCCATCGGCGGCACGCATGGCAAGACCACCACCACCTCGCTGGTCGCGACGGTGCTGGAGGCCGCGCGCCTCGACCCGACGGTGATCAATGGCGGCATCATCAACGCCTATGGCAACAACACCCGCCTGGGCGAGGGCGACTGGATGGTGGTGGAGGCGGACGAGAGCGACGGCTCCTTCCTCAAGCTGCCCGCCGTGGTCGCCGTGGTCACCAACATGGACCCGGAGCATCTGGACCACTGGGGCACCGCCGAGGCGATGAAGGAAGGCTATGCCCAGTTCGTGGGCAATATCCCCTTCTACGGCTTCGCGGTCCTCTGCGCCGACCACCCGGGGGTGCAGGCGATGATCCCCCGCCTGTCCGACCGCCGCATCGTCACCTACGGCTTCTCCCCCCAGGCCGATGTGCGGGCGGAGCGCGTGATCACCGACCGCATGGGCGCGACCTTCGAGGTCGTGGTGCAGGACCGGCTGAACAAGCGCACCCGCCACCTCAAGCCCTTCCGCCTGCCGATGCTGGGCCAGCACAACGTGCAGAACGCGCTGGCGGCCATCGCGGTCGGCGTGGAGATGGAGGTGCCGGAGGAGACGATCCGCACCGCGCTGGTCGGCTTCAAGGGCGTCAAGCGCCGCTTCACCCGCGTCGGCGATGCCGGCGGCATCCAGGTGATCGACGACTACGGCCACCATCCGGTGGAGATCGCGGCGGTGCTGAAGGCCGCCCGCCAGGCCGGCGCCCGCGACGTGGTCGCGGTGGTGCAGCCGCACCGCTATTCCCGCCTGCAGACCCTCTTCGAGGAGTTCTGCAAGTGCATGAACGACGCCGGCACGGTGATCGTGGCCGATGTCTATCCGGCCGGCGAGGCGCCGATCGAGGGCGTGGACAAGGATGCGCTGGTGGAAGGGCTGCGCGCCCATGGCCATCGCAGCGTCGTCCCCCTGCCCGGCCCGGACTCCCTGGCCGAGATGGTGCATGCCATCGCCCGGCCGGGGGACTATGTGGTCTGCCTGGGCGCCGGCAACATCACCGGCTGGGCCCATGCCCTGCCGGAACAGCTCGCCGAGCTCCAGGCCCGTTCCGGCCCGCGCGACGCCTTCGGCGCCCCGTCCCGCCGCGCCATCGCCAGCGCGCCCTGAGCCGCCCGCCGGACCCGCGATGAGCGCCGCCGCCCCCGCCACACCGGAAAGCGCCGCCTCCGAGCCTGCCCCTCGGCCTGCCGCCCTGCCGGACTGGCTGGCGGGGCTGCGCGGCCGCGTGCAGGCCGGCGCGGTGCTGGGGCCGCAGAGCTGGTTCCGCGTCGGCGGCCCGGCGGAGTTCCTGGTCCGCCCGGCGGATGCGGAGGACCTGCTGGCCCTGCTGCGCGCGAAACCCGCCGCCATGCCGCTCACCGCCATCGGTGCCGCCTCCAACCTCATCCTCCGCGACGGCGGGCTGCGCGGCGTGGTGCTGCGCCTCGCCCGCGGGTTCTCGGAGGTGGCGGTGGAGCCGGACGGCATCACCGCCGGGGCCGCCGTCCTCGATGTCACCCTGGCGGAACACGCCGCCGCCGCCGGCCTGGCCGGGCTGGAATTCCTCTGTGGCATTCCGGGCAGCGTCGGCGGCGCCGTGGCGATGAATGCCGGCGCCTATGGGGTGGAGGTGAAGGACGTCCTCGACTGGGCCGAGATCGCCACGCCGGAGGGCATCCGGCGCCTTTCCGCCGCGGAGCTCGGCTTCGCCTATCGTCGCTCCGCCCTGCCGCCCGGTGGCATCGTCACGCGCGCGAGATTCCGCGCCACGCCGGGCGACTGGTCTGCTATTGCCTCCCGCATGGGGGAGATCCGCGAGAGCCGCGAGGCCAGCCAGCCCGTGCGCGCCCGCACCGGGGGCAGCACTTTCAAGAATCCGCCGGGGCACAGGGCCTGGGCGCTGATCGACGCGGCCGGCTGCCGCGGCCTGCGCCATGGGGCGGCGCAGGTCAGCGAGAAGCACTGCAATTTCCTGCTGAACCTCGGCGGCGCCACCGCCGCCGAGATCGAGGCGCTGGGCGAGATGGTGCGCGCCCGGGTCCTGGCCCATTCCGGTGTGGGGCTGGAATGGGAGATCAAGCGAATGGGGGAGTTCGCTCAATGACGCGCGTCGCTGTTCTTCTGGGGGAATCTCGGCGGAGCGGGAGGTTTCTCTGTCCTCCGGCACGCAATGCGCCGCCGCGCTGGAACAGGCGGGGCACGAGGTCACCCGCATCGAGGTGGGCCAGGACCCCGCCGTGCTGATCCAGGCGCTGCGGGACGCGAAGCCCGATGTGGTGTTCAACGCCCTGCACGGGCGCTTCGGCGAGGATGGCTGCGTCCAGGGCATCCTGGACTGGCTCGGCATCCCCTACACGCATTCGGGGGTGCGCGCCTCGGCGATGGCGATGAACAAGGCCGCCGCCAAGGCCGCCTTCACCGCCGCCGGCCTGCCCGTGGCGCCGCACCGGCTGATCGAGGCGGCGGAGCTGGAGGAGGCCGATCCCCTCCCCACGCCCTATGTCATCAAGCCGGTCGAGGAAGGCTCCTCGGTCGGGGTGCACATCATCAAGGGCGGCGACAACCGGCGCGCGGAGATCGCCCGCTCCTGGCGCTACGGCACCATCATGGCCGAGCCCTATATCCCGGGGCGCGAGCTGACCGTCGCGGTGATGGGCGACCGGGCGCTGGAAGTCACCGAGATCAACGCCGAGGCGGGCGAGTTCTACGACTACGACTCCAAATACGCCCATGGCGGCTCCCGCCACACCCTCCCCGCCCCCGTGCCGCCGGCGATCCGCGCCCGGGCGCTGGAGGTGGCGCTGCACGCCCACCGGGCGCTCGGCTGCCGCGGCGTCTCGCGCTCCGACTTCCGCTATGACGACACCGGGGAGGGCGAGGGCCGCCTCGTGCTGCTGGAGGTCAATACCCAGCCCGGCATGACGCCCACTTCGCTGGTGCCGGAGCAGGCGGCGCATCACGGCATCGCCTTCCCCGAGCTCTGCGACTGGATCATCTCCCAGGCCCGCCATGACGGGCTGCGCCCCGACGGGTTACGCCATGCCGCGTGAGCCGCAGCGGCCCTCCGGGCTGCGCCTCTGGCTCCGGCGCCGGCGGGGCCTGCTCCGCCCGGTCCTGCGCGCCGGGGTGGCCGTGGCCCTGCTCGGCGTGGTGGTGATGGGCGTCTCCGCCTTCGCCCCCGCGGGCGGGCTGTTGCAGTTCGGCTCGGGCTTCACCTCCGCCGCGCGCGATGCGGGCCTGAAGATCACCGAAATCCGGATCGAGGGCGCCGAGAACATGCCGGAGCCGCGTATCCGCGCCGCGCTCGGCGTGAAGACCGGCGACCCGACCCTCGCCTTCTCCCCCGATGCCGCCCGCCAGGCGCTGGAGGCCCTGCCCTGGATCGCGCAGGCCGAGGTGGAGCGCCGCCTGCCCGGCACGGTGGTGGTGCGCGTCACCGAGCGCCGCCCCTTCGCCATCTGGCAGAACCAGGGCCGCTTCTCCGTGGTGGACCGCTCCGGCAAGGTGGTGGCGACCGACCGGCTCGACGCCTTCGGCCCGCTGCCGCTGATCGTCGGGGCCGGCGCGGAGAAATACGCCGCCGCCCTCTACGACCAGTTGCGCGAGGCCCCCGACGTGCTGGCCCGCACCCAGGCGCTGGTGCGTATCGGTGAGCGGCGCTGGAACCTGCATCTCTCCAACGGGATGGACGTACTGCTGCCGGAGGGTGAGGAGAAGGCCGCGATCCGCCGCCTCGCGGACCTGCAGAAGCGCAACGCGCTGCTCGACCGCCCGCTCGTTTCCGTGGACATGCGCCTGCCTGACCGGCTGGTGGTGCGCCAGGCGAATGCCCCCGCCCCGCCCACCGAGGCCAAGCGCGGGAGCGGCAAGGGGTGAACGAACTGACGCGCATCCCGCCCCAGCTCGAACCCGTCGCCCGGCCGCGCCGCCGGCCCCGCGCACGCTCGGGCATCTACGGCGTGCTCGACATCGGCAGCACCAAGACCGCCTGCATGATCGCGCGCGTCGATCCCGACGGCCTGCCGCGCGTGCTGGGCCATGGCTGGAAGCGCGCCGGGGGCATGAAGGGCGGCAATGTCGTCGATCTCGCCGAGGCCGAGCGCGCCGTGCGCGATGCCGTGGCCGCGGCGGAGGAGATGGCCGACCACAAGCTTCCGGGCGTCATCTGCAACCTGTCCTGCGGCCAGCCGGAAAGCCGCGTGCAGAACCTGCACTGGACCATCGGCGGCCGTGCCGTCACCGAGGCCGACCTGCGCGCCCTGCTCTATGACGGCCGCCGCCGCGCCGCCGAGGAAGGGCGCGAGAGCGTGCACGCCATCCCGCTCGGCTTCACCATCGACGCGACGCCCGGCGTGGACGATCCGCGCAAGATGATCTGCGACACGCTGGGCGCGAAGCTTCACCTCGTCAGCGCCTCCTCCGCCTCGCTGCGCAATCTCGGCG
Protein-coding regions in this window:
- the murB gene encoding UDP-N-acetylmuramate dehydrogenase; translated protein: MSAAAPATPESAASEPAPRPAALPDWLAGLRGRVQAGAVLGPQSWFRVGGPAEFLVRPADAEDLLALLRAKPAAMPLTAIGAASNLILRDGGLRGVVLRLARGFSEVAVEPDGITAGAAVLDVTLAEHAAAAGLAGLEFLCGIPGSVGGAVAMNAGAYGVEVKDVLDWAEIATPEGIRRLSAAELGFAYRRSALPPGGIVTRARFRATPGDWSAIASRMGEIRESREASQPVRARTGGSTFKNPPGHRAWALIDAAGCRGLRHGAAQVSEKHCNFLLNLGGATAAEIEALGEMVRARVLAHSGVGLEWEIKRMGEFAQ
- a CDS encoding cell division protein FtsQ/DivIB, with the protein product MPREPQRPSGLRLWLRRRRGLLRPVLRAGVAVALLGVVVMGVSAFAPAGGLLQFGSGFTSAARDAGLKITEIRIEGAENMPEPRIRAALGVKTGDPTLAFSPDAARQALEALPWIAQAEVERRLPGTVVVRVTERRPFAIWQNQGRFSVVDRSGKVVATDRLDAFGPLPLIVGAGAEKYAAALYDQLREAPDVLARTQALVRIGERRWNLHLSNGMDVLLPEGEEKAAIRRLADLQKRNALLDRPLVSVDMRLPDRLVVRQANAPAPPTEAKRGSGKG
- the murC gene encoding UDP-N-acetylmuramate--L-alanine ligase, which encodes MRALPLNIGPIHFVGIGGIGMSGIAQVLHNLGYQVQGSDVAEGTNIARLREAGMQVHIGHDAANLGDAAVVVVSSAIRRDNPELQAARERMIPVVRRAEMLAELMRLKWSIAIGGTHGKTTTTSLVATVLEAARLDPTVINGGIINAYGNNTRLGEGDWMVVEADESDGSFLKLPAVVAVVTNMDPEHLDHWGTAEAMKEGYAQFVGNIPFYGFAVLCADHPGVQAMIPRLSDRRIVTYGFSPQADVRAERVITDRMGATFEVVVQDRLNKRTRHLKPFRLPMLGQHNVQNALAAIAVGVEMEVPEETIRTALVGFKGVKRRFTRVGDAGGIQVIDDYGHHPVEIAAVLKAARQAGARDVVAVVQPHRYSRLQTLFEEFCKCMNDAGTVIVADVYPAGEAPIEGVDKDALVEGLRAHGHRSVVPLPGPDSLAEMVHAIARPGDYVVCLGAGNITGWAHALPEQLAELQARSGPRDAFGAPSRRAIASAP
- a CDS encoding D-alanine--D-alanine ligase, yielding MWGWNGRSSEWGSSLNDARRCSSGGISAEREVSLSSGTQCAAALEQAGHEVTRIEVGQDPAVLIQALRDAKPDVVFNALHGRFGEDGCVQGILDWLGIPYTHSGVRASAMAMNKAAAKAAFTAAGLPVAPHRLIEAAELEEADPLPTPYVIKPVEEGSSVGVHIIKGGDNRRAEIARSWRYGTIMAEPYIPGRELTVAVMGDRALEVTEINAEAGEFYDYDSKYAHGGSRHTLPAPVPPAIRARALEVALHAHRALGCRGVSRSDFRYDDTGEGEGRLVLLEVNTQPGMTPTSLVPEQAAHHGIAFPELCDWIISQARHDGLRPDGLRHAA